The following are from one region of the Sulfitobacter indolifex genome:
- a CDS encoding glycosyltransferase family 4 protein has translation MHILFFTDNFPPEVNAPASRTYEHAREWALAGHKVTVITCAPNFPKGEVFAGYRNKLWQREQMDGIHVVRVWTYVTKNEGFFRRILDYQSYMVSSFLASLFIRRVDVVIGTSPQFFAACAAWASAAVKRRPFVFELRDIWPESIRAVGAMKNSAVLDFFEKVELFLYARAQKVVAVTHSFRHNLVGRGIAPEKVQVITNGVDMSRYSRIPRDLRLENALGLKDRFVVGYIGTHGMAHALETLLDAASEIQADPRTSDVTFLFLGDGANRDRLITRAAELGLENVIFLESVPKVDVHRYWSLLDASIIHLRKTDLFKSVIPSKLFECMAMGIPILHGVEGESADIVVERSIGMIFEPENSAELVERVLELKTNAELRASLSANGQAAAPDFNRATLAADMLNLLEELA, from the coding sequence ATGCACATTCTCTTCTTTACCGATAATTTCCCCCCAGAGGTCAATGCACCAGCAAGCAGAACGTATGAGCACGCTCGCGAATGGGCCTTGGCCGGGCACAAGGTCACGGTTATCACCTGCGCACCCAATTTCCCCAAAGGAGAGGTTTTCGCTGGCTATCGGAACAAGCTTTGGCAACGCGAGCAGATGGATGGGATCCATGTAGTCCGGGTATGGACGTATGTCACTAAAAACGAAGGATTTTTTCGGCGAATTTTGGATTATCAGAGCTACATGGTATCTAGCTTCTTAGCATCGCTCTTCATCCGAAGAGTTGACGTCGTCATAGGCACCTCGCCACAGTTTTTCGCAGCATGCGCCGCTTGGGCGAGCGCAGCTGTGAAGAGGCGGCCTTTTGTCTTTGAACTAAGGGACATCTGGCCCGAATCCATCCGCGCAGTCGGCGCCATGAAGAATAGCGCCGTTCTCGACTTCTTTGAAAAGGTGGAGCTTTTTCTCTACGCTCGTGCGCAAAAAGTTGTAGCTGTCACTCATTCCTTTCGTCATAATTTGGTCGGGCGTGGCATTGCTCCTGAGAAGGTCCAGGTGATAACGAACGGTGTCGATATGTCACGTTACTCAAGAATTCCGCGAGACTTAAGACTGGAGAATGCTTTAGGATTGAAAGATCGGTTTGTAGTCGGCTACATTGGCACCCATGGTATGGCCCACGCTCTGGAAACCCTATTAGATGCTGCATCTGAAATCCAAGCAGACCCCAGAACATCCGACGTCACTTTCTTATTTTTGGGTGATGGCGCTAATCGAGATAGGCTGATTACGCGAGCTGCTGAGTTGGGGTTAGAGAATGTAATTTTCCTCGAAAGTGTGCCCAAGGTTGACGTGCATAGATACTGGTCACTGCTTGATGCCTCTATCATTCATCTTAGAAAGACAGATCTTTTCAAGTCCGTAATTCCATCGAAACTCTTTGAGTGTATGGCGATGGGAATCCCAATTCTCCATGGTGTAGAAGGTGAGTCCGCTGATATCGTGGTAGAAAGGAGTATCGGCATGATCTTTGAACCTGAAAACAGCGCCGAACTCGTTGAGCGTGTATTGGAGCTGAAAACCAATGCCGAACTCCGAGCCTCACTTTCTGCCAATGGGCAGGCAGCCGCTCCAGATTTCAACAGGGCAACACTTGCAGCTGACATGTTAAATCTTCTGGAAGAACTCGCTTAG